One genomic window of Watersipora subatra unplaced genomic scaffold, tzWatSuba1.1 SCAFFOLD_30, whole genome shotgun sequence includes the following:
- the LOC137410370 gene encoding uncharacterized protein, producing the protein MAAQNSIGRMEPFDESIESFTCYLERFDFYTEANSIDDSKKKATFLSLIGPKLYKLLRGLAAPDRPTAKSFKELTTLLSNHISPPPLEIAETYRFHQRNQLPGESIHEYVAQLKLLAEHCNFEGAYRERVLRDRLVCGIYCENARRKLLTVADLNLSRAIEIARGMEQAGKDAEVMTQRQPTESKVCHISNMHSPTTSGKPWPCRSCGSTLHPRKQCPHLQAECFKCGRKGHLQSVCEQKTPSKRPQLQKPHRRAQNTHSVMSDAITEEHEDIAHINTLSKEHSHPPIMLDTLINGIPVKMELDTGAGVSTMPYHIYKKIKGSSELQPTSTTLKPYGATQSIKPKGVIYPTVHFSKQESKARMFVLDKSEGEQVPLFGREWLNHFKLNWSEIKANRVEATAQLMDTLVAKYPSLFKQTLGEMKKVEATLRTRPSAIPIRQKHRVVPFALRAKVEQELESLLNENVISPVEHSEWATPVVPVIKPNGSIRLCGDFKVTLNPQLVDQTRCSFKAFSYYHYT; encoded by the exons ATGGCAGCTCAAAATTCCATTGGACGCATGGAACCATTTGATGAGTCAATTGAATCATTCACATGTTATTTAGAGCGTTTTGATTTCTACACGGAAGCTAATAGCATTGATGATAGCAAGAAAAAGGCAACTTTTCTGAGCCTCATAGGTCCCaagttatataaactattacGTGGTCTCGCAGCACCAGATAGACCAACAGCTAAGTCATTCAAAGAATTAACCACGCTGCTAAGTAATCATATCTCACCACCTCCACTCGAAATTGCGGAAACATATCGCTTTCATCAACGAAACCAGCTACCTGGTGAAAGCATCCATGAGTATGTTGCACAACTCAAGTTACTTGCTGAGCATTGCAATTTTGAAGGTGCGTACCGTGAACGGGTACTACGTGATAGACTGGTCTGTGGAATTTACTGCGAAAATGCTCGCCGCAAACTGTTAACTGTAGCAGACTTAAATCTTTCACGTGCCATAGAGATTGCTCGAGGTATGGAGCAGGCTGGGAAAGATGCCGAAGTCATGACACAACGACAGCCAACAGAATCTAAAGTCTGTCACATCTCTAACATGCATTCGCCTACTACCAGTGGCAAACCTTGGCCTTGTCGTTCCTGCGGGAGCACCCTTCATCCAAGAAAGCAATGCCCACACCTTCAAGCTGAATGTTTTAAATGTGGTCGGAAAGGCCATCTTCAATCTGTTTGTGAACAGAAAACTCCAAGTAAAAGACCTCAACTCCAGAAGCCTCATAGACGAGCACAAAACACACACAGTGTAATGTCAGATGCAATTACAGAGGAGCATGAAGATATAGCTCATATAAACACACTGTCTAAGGAGCACAGCCACCCACCAATCATGCTAGATACACTCATCAATGGTATCCCAGTGAAAATGGAACTTGATACAGGTGCAGGAGTGTCCACAATGCCATATCATATCTACAAAAAGATTAAAGGCTCATCGGAACTCCAACCTACATCTACTACTTTGAAACCATACGGCGCAACGCAGTCAATTAAGCCGAAAGGAGTCATCTACCCAACTGTGCATTTCAGCAAGCAAGAAAGTAAAGCAAGGATGTTTGTGCTAGATAAATCCGAGGGTGAGCAGGTCCCATTGTTTGGAAGGGAATGGTTAAACCACTTTAAATTAAACTGGTCAGAGATCAAGGCTAATCGGGTCGAGGCAACGGCACAACTGATGGACACTCTAGTTGCAAAGTACCCGTCCTTATTCAAGCAAACTTTAGGAGAAATGAAAAAGGTTGAAGCAACGCTCCGTACGCGCCCAAGTGCTATTCCTATTCGGCAAAAGCACCGAGTTGTACCATTCGCATTGCGGGCAAAAGTAGAACAAGAACTTGAATCTCTCCTAAATGAAAACGTTATCTCTCCAGTAGAACATAGTGAATGGGCAACACCTGTAGTTCCCGTCATAAAACCCAATGGTTCCATTAGGCTGTGTGGAGACTTTAAAGTTACCCTAAATCCTCAGCTAGTTG ATCAAACTAGATGCAGCTTCAAAGCCTTTAGTTACTATCACTACACATAA